In the genome of Desulfuromonas sp. DDH964, one region contains:
- the cooS gene encoding anaerobic carbon-monoxide dehydrogenase catalytic subunit, with translation MKNTGPRDYPDKQTVRQRTPDPAVREMLARMEALGIETPFDRFDAQKPHCGFGLEGTCCKNCHMGPCRITSKSPRGVCGADAHVIAARNILRWVAAGAAAHGARGREVMLALKGAADGRLDLPILGPEKVLATARSFGLKIEGREVRELAGEIAMILLDDLCRTLPGPHRTLEALAPPERLAVWKALDILPVGAYHEVFEALHRTTTGTDGDWENLLRQMLRCGLAFAWNSVVGSSIAMDSLYGLPKRSRIEVNLGTLTTDTVNIAVHGHSPVLVAAIVKAARREDLNARARQQGAKKIRLYGICCSGHSALAKFGDVQPLASAMGAELTLATGALDLWVADVQDVFPGIMDVAACFHTRVITTSDSARLPGAEHLGFNHHHDNLDQADAIAEQIIGRAIDSFGSRVAGKIFIPPARIEAEVGFAVENILASFGGAAVLGEQLRSGRIRGIVNLVGCNNPKLVYEEAITQVAARLIEQDILVLTNGCAAYALLKLGFCHPDGLAQAGPGLQALLAEKGLPPVWHMGECLDNARASALFRVLADALNEPLKRLPFAFSSPEWSNEKGVGAALGFRLLGLDSYHCIAPPIGGSDKVANFFYSATRETLGSVMVVEPDPRQLAARLVIDLRQRRRQLGWPDTSTTNTQGA, from the coding sequence ATGAAGAACACCGGGCCGAGGGATTATCCCGACAAGCAGACGGTGCGTCAACGCACCCCCGATCCGGCCGTACGCGAGATGCTGGCCCGGATGGAGGCGCTTGGCATCGAAACCCCCTTCGACCGCTTCGACGCGCAGAAGCCGCATTGCGGCTTCGGTCTGGAAGGGACCTGCTGCAAGAACTGCCACATGGGCCCCTGCCGGATCACCTCGAAAAGCCCGCGCGGCGTCTGCGGGGCTGACGCCCATGTGATTGCCGCGCGCAACATCCTGCGCTGGGTGGCGGCGGGCGCCGCGGCCCACGGGGCGCGCGGCCGCGAAGTCATGCTGGCCCTCAAGGGGGCGGCCGACGGCCGACTCGACCTGCCGATTCTCGGCCCGGAGAAGGTGCTGGCCACGGCGCGCAGCTTCGGTCTTAAGATCGAGGGGCGCGAGGTGCGCGAGCTGGCCGGCGAGATCGCCATGATCCTGCTTGACGACCTCTGTCGCACCCTGCCCGGACCGCATCGAACCCTTGAAGCGCTGGCACCGCCGGAGCGGCTTGCGGTCTGGAAGGCGCTCGATATTCTGCCGGTCGGCGCCTACCACGAGGTGTTCGAGGCGCTGCACCGCACCACCACCGGCACCGATGGCGACTGGGAAAACCTGCTGCGCCAGATGCTGCGCTGCGGGCTCGCCTTTGCCTGGAACAGCGTGGTCGGCTCAAGCATCGCCATGGACAGCCTCTACGGCCTGCCGAAACGGAGCCGGATCGAGGTCAATCTGGGGACGCTCACCACCGACACGGTTAACATCGCCGTCCACGGTCATTCGCCGGTGCTGGTCGCCGCCATCGTCAAGGCGGCCCGGCGCGAGGATCTCAACGCCCGGGCGCGGCAGCAGGGCGCGAAAAAGATCCGGCTCTACGGCATCTGCTGCTCCGGCCATTCGGCCCTGGCCAAATTCGGCGACGTCCAGCCGCTGGCCAGTGCCATGGGAGCTGAACTGACGCTGGCGACCGGCGCCCTCGATCTGTGGGTCGCCGACGTGCAGGATGTCTTTCCCGGCATCATGGATGTCGCCGCCTGTTTTCACACCCGGGTGATCACCACCAGCGATTCGGCGCGCCTGCCGGGGGCCGAGCATCTCGGCTTCAACCATCACCATGACAATCTCGACCAGGCCGACGCCATCGCCGAGCAGATCATCGGTCGGGCGATCGACAGCTTCGGCAGCCGGGTGGCGGGCAAGATCTTCATTCCTCCGGCACGCATCGAGGCCGAGGTCGGCTTTGCCGTGGAGAATATCCTCGCCTCCTTCGGCGGCGCCGCGGTGCTGGGCGAGCAGCTGCGCAGCGGCCGGATTCGCGGCATCGTCAACCTGGTCGGCTGCAACAACCCCAAGCTGGTCTACGAGGAGGCGATCACGCAGGTGGCGGCCAGGCTGATTGAACAGGACATTCTGGTGCTGACCAACGGCTGCGCCGCCTATGCCCTGCTCAAGCTCGGCTTCTGTCACCCCGACGGGCTGGCTCAGGCGGGACCGGGATTGCAGGCGCTGCTCGCGGAGAAGGGGCTGCCGCCGGTCTGGCACATGGGCGAATGCCTCGACAATGCCCGCGCCTCGGCCCTGTTCCGGGTGCTGGCCGATGCCCTGAACGAACCGCTTAAGCGTCTCCCCTTCGCCTTCTCCAGCCCGGAGTGGTCGAACGAAAAAGGGGTCGGCGCGGCCCTCGGGTTTCGCCTGCTCGGACTCGATTCCTACCACTGCATCGCCCCGCCCAT